acaaaaaagccttttctttcacCATGTCTCAAATCAGCAGCTCAGTTGGGAAATGAAGGTCATGGACTGTAAAAATGGATCGGCTGTCCAAGATCATCCCAACGTGCAGAGGGCACCTGGCTGGGAGGATGAGACAAAAGTTCCCTTAAATGGGGAGGGTCAATCAGCAGAGAAGGAGGTGAGTTGTGCCCTGGGTTTGCGTAAGTAGAAGATACAATACTGATGTGGTTGTtatgcatgcatatgtgtatgtgcatatatgtacacAGCAGTAGAGATGTGATATCCAACAGTGGAATCCCTTTGCTTATCCTAATTCCTTATTTATGGTACAGGAAAATTTATTCTTGGCTTCCTCTTGCTGATTGAGCGTGGTAGGCTGCTCCTtagtttttctgaagttgttcTGCATGTCTCATAAGGCTGTGATTAGAATTCTCAATTTGGGCATCAAATTGCTGTTAAACGGTACAAAACAAGGGACGTCTTTGGGGCACTAAAAATTGTGTATATGTCCAAATTCTGTGTGTGCTTCTGGATGTACCCTGTGACTTGCAGAAAAGAGACAATTCCTCCTGCACTCATTATTTGAAAACACTTGTTACTTCAACTGTTGTGCAAGTTGTGCAGTAATAAGTGGTGTCATAATTGGGTTTTATCTTATGATCCTGAAAGGAAATTGCAGTAGTCCTTGAGGGCACTTACAGGCTGACATTGATTAGTTATAGATGGACAGAATATAAATAAATCGCAGGAAACACAAAACACCTTTGCATAATAACAGCTTAATGCAGCCTGCAAGAGCACCAAGGTAGTGCCCCAACTTGGGGCTTTTGTGGGCTACCTAACCTCTGACAAAGTCACTTGTATGGAAACAAGCGTGCAGGCACCCTTGTTTGGTGGCGGGACGTGTTGGGTCCCACGAGGTGATGAGCAGGCAGCCTCTGCTTTTGAGGcctgatgtgtgtgtgtgcagttgcCTGCTGTGCAGGTCTCTGCCACGCCGCTCCAGGTAATGCACACGTACGGACAGCCTGTTGTGGCAGGGGGGTTCAGGGCTCTGGGGAGATGTCAGCCTTGCTCTGTGGTCACGAGGAGGTTGTGCTTGTTCTGAGAACAAGCCAGAAGGTAAGCGTGGCTGTTGCTTTAGTCAGCTGATGGGTATTTCACTTAGCAAGTAAGCCCTGGCTAGCTGGGTCGGGGGACGCAGCATCCGGGGTCACTTTCAGCTTTTTCCAGCTACAGCTGGGAATTAAAGGTATTAACATTCCAGGGACCTAATCCTGCCCTATCCAGCACAGTCTTGTGtgagcaaaagcatttttaactaTGTTATACTTGCATGGTGAAGGCTATTTAAGACAAATTCTGTGCCAATAATGACTAAGGCATTAATACCACTTATCCATCCCTTTTGTTTATCTTACTCCCATCCTGTGAGAGGAATGGTGGTTCCAAACTAatggtgaatattttaaaaaaggagcaaGTACACTTGCATAACTATCCAGAGTTTAGTTACACCAGGTGCTAAAAGCTGAGAAGCATTGGTGTGTGATGATAGTCCTTCTTATTAAGGTAACAGCAACCATATTTCACGAACATAAATGAATGGCTGTAGGAATAATTGTACTGAAGAAGCATCACCAGGCAGTGGGAGGGTGGATGGGCCTTTCCAGCTTATCAGGCATGTGCTTGGGCTGAATGTGCCAaatcagggggtttttttgtatgtgacAGTTCCCTTCCCTGGTTTTCCTGCGCCTAAACTTGAGCTTCATGTGAAACCTTCTGTGTGGGAGTTACGTTGCTAAAGTTGCATTGCTGCAAGCTGACCTCTTCCCAAGTTGTTCTGTTGGGCTTTGGAATAATGGTGTCCACACCCAGAGCAAGCATTTTGCCATTGGCAAAGCAGCAGCGGGACTGTGTAGTGTTTAATAAAGATGCTCGGAAATCAGTGACACTtcaaggggtggggggaaaaagggagttCAGGACAAAGTCAGGCTAtggtctttggggttttttgtagaaACATCTTAAAATTAGTTCTATTGCTCCTGGAGAATAGCCTTTCCCAGACACACACTGCATGATTCCCCCAGGGAAAGGGCATACTGCCAAGAGCCCGAAGTTGCTGCTGCTGACTGGAAACCACTCTGAAACTGGATGTGCGATGGCACAATGTGCAACACCTCAGTCTTGTGACAGTGCTGTATGTTTCCCTGCAGGGAATCCAAGTTCGCAGGGGCTAGAGGTGCTGGGTGGGCCTCGGGGGCTCTGCCCAGTCTCACATGAAGTAACTGCTGCTCTGACTTACACAAGAAGGGTCTCACCTGTCTACAAAGACTCTGTATGTGCATGCAGCAAACTTAATCAATAGCTCTGACTACAAAGTAAAGACATActtgtttcctctgctgctgttggcaTAAAGTGGTTAGGAACAGGGCTGTAACAGACTGTgtgtaaaaagcaatttttgtttgTCATCATCCCCTGTTGCTAGAACtgatctattttcattttttttttcaagccactTCATGGGTCTGTCCTCTTTCATGCTCTTTCTAGGAAGATTTGGAGgggaaagcttcatttttatctcATGCCATTTATCAGAGCACTTGCATATACAGGAGCTGCTATTTGTGATAGCAGTGCCTGGTGGAAGTAGTTTTGGTTTGTCTTCAGATCCCCAGGCAACATCTCTTAACCTTCTCAGAGCCTTGGTGAACATTAACAGGTGTAGAGAGCAGCATAGTGAGATTGCTTCTTTGAATATTTATAATCCCTGAATGCTACTACtaaagaaaatcaaattatttgtgTGGAAATATACTCATCTGGTGGCTTTTGTGTTCCCTGCGCTACCAAATTTGGTTGAATTTGGATCAGGACTTAAAAGTGTCAgtgatgcttttgcttttatgaTCTCTGATCCTGTCTCGTCAAAGTGGATATCGTGTCGCGTTCTCCTGTGTCTCTTCTCTCTGGTACCCTTCAGTTGCTCACGTAGTACTTCTAACATTTAGCAGTTATTGTTCTGTGCTTCAGAGAGACAGAGATCGAGAGGGTGCCTGGGACTGTGCCTTTCCTCTGCACCTGAGGGGACGGCCCTGGTTAGGGCAGAGACCAGCTGCTGGGACTGTGGCATGGGGAAGCTTTTTATTCATCACTCTGTGGAGATTTGTGTGCAAGAGTGGTACTGCCACTCGCCAGTGATCAGACCACTTGAAAGGGGCAATTTTGTGGAGCAGTATGAATATTTGTAAACAGAGACTaacatttctctctccttccttctccagtCTATGCAGGAGCAGAAAGTAGACATTGTAAAGGTGCTCAAAGATCTCTGGCAGGACTTCCTGCAGTGCTACTCGTCCCAGACCATGCTCTGCTGGTCTGTGTGGTGGGCACTGTCCACCTGTGGCTATTTCCAGGTCATCAACTATGCTCAGGGCCTGTGGGAGATGGTGCTGCCTTCTCACAGCATGGAGATCTACAATGGTGCCGTGGAGGCGGCCTCGACGCTGCTAGGTAAGCTGCTAGTGtagctcctgctctgctgtgaGAAATGCCTTTTGTCCCTCAAGGTCACCAGAGCACGGTTTGGAAGTGTCTTGTGTTTCCCCCACATGCATGCACGAGAGGCAACCTTGGCCTTCAGGGTGAGTCTTCAGTGATGTGCACAGGCATGGTACTCAGTCTTGAGTTTGTTGCTGCATGCAGCCCTGATTCTTGTAATCCAGTGCATAGGTGTTTAAAGGAGCCTCCCAAGTCAATCTTCGTTCTGAAATGTCTGGCAGAAGGCTCAAGGCATGTGGCTGACTGTGTGTCACTATGTGACTGTGTGTCACTGTGTCACATGGTGACTGGCTGTCACTATGGCAGTGGGGTTATGCTTGTTTTAACTGCTTATAGTCAAGCTAAGGGTCCTATGGGTTTATTGCTGCTTGTTTCTCCGGCAGTGTAGGGAACATAGGAAGGTTTCCTGTACAGACTCAGCATGCAGCGAGCCACATTTAGTCATTTCAGCACTGTTAAGCAGAAAAGCTATTAAGATGAAAGAAGTTGCTTGACTTGAAAGGGCCACATAGGTCAGTCAACACAAACATTTGTTTATTAAGTTGTTTAATAGTGTTCATTTACCAGAACTAGGACAATACCTTTTAGCTAACATACCCTTGCAGAGGCTTTCTAGGTGTTGCTGCAGTATGTTCCTTTTCTTTGATGGAGTCATCATTCCACCATCTGCTGTGGACATCACCTACTTGGAGCAAAAGAAACCAAGGTACACAAACAAGGAAGGCTTAGTGCTTTCTTGGGCATGCTCAGCCCCCGCTTGGAGTTCAGTGGGAAGCCATGGCTGTGTTATAGTTCTAAAAGCTGGTCTACCACCCATTGTTAGTTGGGTTTGAAACTGTTGGCAACTTGATTCTGAAGGCTTtggctattaaactgtctttggtGTGTTAGACCTGCACTTTAATAGTATGCAGTCATACACTGTTCCGCCACTCTAGCACGATGCTGTGGCTCTTTCTTGATTGGTTTGGCTTCCTCTACCATCCTGCCTTGGTCCCAGGAAGGAGAAGAATCGGTATCAAGGGAAAGAAGACCCATACTGTGGGTATGGGTCGTCTTTACTGTGGCCCAATGtgggcagatttaaaaaaaagaaagaaaaaaaaaaaaggaaaaaggaaaaaaaaaagagtaggagtATTCTTCAAACCTTATTATGAATATCTTTGCTATCAAGgtcctttttttaaaggcttgtgAACAATGGACCTATTGGAAGAAAAGGTGGTTGGCACTAAACTGATGGAAAACTGAAGGTTTTAGTTtcccactttgattttttttcctctagtatCACTTTTATAAATGGTTGAATGATTTTGAGTgatgttttctgaaagcaaattagCCTCTTTCCCTGAACAAAAACCGCTTCTGGTTGACACAGATTCGTTGCTTGGAACAAGTGAAGCTTAGCAAAATAATAATCTCAACTAAAAGCTTGACATGTATAACAAGACTGGAAGGGACCTGTTAAGGATGAGCATCCAGTGACCTGACTTCCTAGGCACTAGTGCAAATGCTGTAACTTCTTCTGATTTCCAGTTTGAATTTATTAATGAGCAGGTTTTTTATCCCTGACTTCATGCCAAGGCTGTATTTTGGCACAAAATTGTCTCATTCTGGCCTATCTATAGATACCTGTTCTTTGCTCTGGGCCAAAGATGCCAAGCTTTTCTAGTTGTTCTGTGGTGAACTTAAGCTCTTTGTTCACTTTGTCATCTTACTAGCTCCTCTCTGTACAAAACCTGGTTTGAGTTGCGTTCTTTTTGAAGACGGATGACCAGAGCCATACTCAGCTTTATTCAGTGAGGCCTCAGAGTTGTAGAAGAACAGTAACACTCTTCGCTTTTCTCCCTTTACTAGAAATACCTTTCCTGGTGCATCTCAGATCTGATTTGCCATCTTCATGGCTCTTAGTCATTCTGTGCTCAGTTATGAGCAATGTTTGGCAACCTTCACATAAGGTGCTGTTGCCATCCCTGCCTGtacctgtgctgccctgccagaagGGTTTGAGTAGGGTGTGGTGACTCATGTGGCTGTCAGTTTCCTGTCCCTGGCAAGATAAATAGTATTCCTTCTAGTGAGGTCAACTGACTGTTAAGCTGCATCCCTGCACCTTCTTGGGAATGTGGCAATCCTTTGTCAGGTTGGATGTGAAACCACTGAATCAGTTGTAGGTGTCTAATTGCAGGACACAGGTTGTATATCTTGTCATAATTAGGTGTCAGGCTGCAATAACCTTGAGACATAGGGGGAATACAACTTTCATGAGTTGCCAGGAGATCTCAGAGTGATGTCTGTTCCCAAATTTCAGAATTGCTGAGATAGTAGAAAGAAGGCTCTAGGACTTAGCTTCTTTTTGCATCCTAGGGTTTTACGGCTGGGGGAGCCAGACTTTCAAAGAGCAAAATGTCAGTCAGGTGGTGTCACAGCAGGCACTGGAAAGAAGAGTTTAGTGGGGGGAAATAAACTCCTTTTGCTTGGCATAGCTACCTTCTTCACTAGTCTGCAAGATTGATGTAAGCTCTGACAGGGTTGCAGGCTTGTACACACTGATGGTATGTAAGGAGTCTTCGTGTGCTTGAAGGATTTCTAAGATAGCAGGCCAGCTGAGGGCTACAAAGAGCTTGGATGCTGCACTGTAGCACTTCTGTACAGTGGTCAAATGCTGAATACAGTCCTGTTTTTCAGAGATCTCCAGTAAACCTCCCTTTGTCAGTATGCCGTTTGTCTAGTTTGCTGTGTACAGCAGCATCGTTATGCTGTTTGTTGCTATTTGACTTGTTTGCAGAACAAGGCCTACTGCAAATGGGAATTTTCTTGTAATATGTATTTGGGCTTCTCAGTAGTTACAACTGTGATAGTACATGAAACACCTTTTCTGCTTGTTGACTTGCATGAAATATCATGTGCTTTCCATCTTGTGATCTGtcttctctccctgtccccccctcgTAAAATCCAGCAGGACTTACAAGACTGTTCTGGCTGTAAAGGATTGTTCTTGCACAATCAACAACGCATGACTGTAGTTTGTGATTAGGTTGGGTGCCAGGAGACATGGATTTGGATGCCTGCTCTTACTTACTCTTACAGCCCAGCATGAAGATGACAGTAAATGTAGGTTTTTCTGCCTCCTGGGAGAGAGCTCTAACAGCTGTGTGTATCAAAGTGGGTAGTATCATCCTCCCTCCTAACCCCCTAAAGCACCACAAAATAATTAGCTGAGTGCTTTTGAGAACCAGGGTTTGCATTTCTCTGTAGCCCAATTGACAACACTGCTATGGTCAGGCGCAGAGGACTGAGTGGCAGTGGTCTGAGTCCTGGGGCTGTTGTGCTTCTGAAGCCAGGGAGGAGACTTCAGAGGCAGTCAGCATTGACctatgtgttttggttttttttttttctgttcctgtaaaAGTGAATGGGAGTTTACAGCAAGTTTCCAGGTGAGAGAGAGAGGTCAGGAAGGAGAGCTGCTAAGGTGTGCACATTAGTGTCCTCCACTTCAATCATGTTTTGGCTATTAGGGGCTGTATAGCTTCTAATACGCAGTCTACAAATTGCTCCAATTGTAATAACTAACAGTTATGCTTTCCTTCCCCTCACAGGAGCTGTTGCAGTGTTTGTTGTGGGTCACATAAAAACATCCTGGGCAACGTGGGGTGAGGTGGCACTTGCCCTGTTCTCCTTTCTTATTGCTGCTACTGTATATATCATGGACACTGTTCGTAACATCTGGGTGTGCTATGCATCATATGTTGTCTTCAGAATTATCTACATGCTGCTAATCACAATAGCAACGTGAgtatctttttaatgtaaattgcTCTCAAGGTTACAGCTGGTGTGAAAGCTGGCATATTTTCCATGTAACCTAGGGTCTTGCCTACCAGGAATTTGGAAATCCGTTGCAAGGGTTTGTGTTGTGATTTAAATTGGAAACTGTGGCACAGAGATATATTTCACTGGCAGCCTGCCCAGGCTCAAAAGCCTTATGACACTAAAGTGACTATTTCTAAATACTAGGTAGTGCTGCTTGCCAGGGGAATGCTTTTCATAAACATGGCTGGAGTGAAGTGTTAACAGATGAGGAGAGTacaatgctttgcctgtgttgaAGTGTCAATTTTCCCTAACCTGTAAGGAGGAAAGCTTCTTCAATGTTATTTGTCACTCTGAGGAGGAAAACACAGCTGTGGTTGAACTACATATACATAACTGCTATAATACAGCTCAAGCACAATATGAGGGGAGATGCTGAAACTGGTAACTGCAAAAAGAGTTCTGGTCAGAAGGATGAGGGAAGTTATGGGCCACACTGCAGGAGGCTGACGCTTTGAGATTGCCAACAGCTCTCTGGAATCAGAGGGCACTGTATCTTCTCTGTGTGACAAGGCCCTTTAGCTGCATCGGACAGGAGTGCTGTTTCAGTAAGACTGAAACCCACAGAGCTCCAAAAGGTGTTTCTAGGCTTTTAGATGTCTCTGTGGGTCTCTTCTAGCCTCTATGCTAGTCTGTCATGATCCTATTTAGAGAAGTACACTGTCAGTGTGAGGTAATTTAGCTGTGGAAAGTACTAGACCAGTCTATGTAACTCTTCAGGTTGTACAGTCGTCTTGTCCAGAGATGTTCCTTCTATTCTTGCATTTCCCTGCTTTTTCCCTGTCCTTATGTTTCTGGACATCCCTTTCTTTCCAGGTTCCAGATCGCTACAAATCTCAGTGTGGAGCGGTACGCCCTGGTGTTTGGGGTCAATACTTTCATTGCCTTAGCACTTCAGACTCTGCTCACTGTGATTGTTGTGGATGCCAGTGGGCTTGGGTTGGACATCTTCACCCAGGTATGATAGGCTCTCTTAGCTTTACTGATGGGTGGGAAGAAGGTAAACCAGGCTGTAAAGCTTCTCAGCCACCTGTTTCTGAATCAAAGGTTTGCTGACGGGGAAATAATCACTGATTCTGGATATTTTAGAAGAGGAAGGGAGCTCATGTATTAACCTTCTTACAAATTTGGTAACTGCTTGGTTCAACcacttgtggttttttgtttgttttttttttttttttctttctcttctctgcagttCATGATTTATGCCTCTTACTTTGCGGCCATCTCGCTGGTGTTCTTGGGCAGTGGCATATACAGTATTATGAGAGCTTACAGAGGACAAGAGCAGGTACAAAGCAGATCTCCTGAAAGCCAGTAGTGCACCAAGTGAAGATTCTCGGTGGCTACCTATGAAGATATAGGTCTGTGGTTTTTTaatctctgccttttcttcccaagGCAGTCACCTTAACGGTATTTGATCCATATTTATACTATATTAGTAGCACATTTTAGAAGGTAATGTATTAGCTCTTACATAAGTAAGAACAAATATCTTCTTTCTAAAAtgccttttgttcttctgttgcATATATGGGATGTGCAGCAAAGAACAGTAAGTTTTCTTAAAGAATGAAAGCCTTGGGAGGTTTTAGTCTAAGGCTGTGTATCTGGAGGCTGCCCTTGAAAAGGCAGCTTCGTGATTGTCTAGTCAACTGCTACTCTCTGTCATTgaggtgctgctgcagggcagaagtGAGGGCATACTAATAGACCTCTCTGTGGAGAGCCCCAGGCCTGGGACAGGAGGTGGCCTTaggcctgtgctctgcagtgtggCTCTCCTGTGCCTGCCCTATGATGCTGGATGCTCTGTTTTGAGGACTAGTACACTTACGTTTCCGCATATGCGCATGCTTTCTTGAGTTGCTTGTACTGTTTCTGCTGTTCCTCTCTGTCACCCCTGCTGCCAGAGTTTTACCATAGCTGATCATGGTGCTTTCCCAAAAACTTAACTGTGTCTTGGGGGCAACTTGTGACACTGGTGACTGGCTATCAGTAGCGCTACTTGTGCTGTGAAGGCCTGTGCCCAAGAGACTGTAAAGCTAGAGGGGAAGCTTAGAGTTTAAGTAGACAAAATGCTAATTCGAGGGACCCTCGGACATCCTTGCCTTTGCCCTTTAGGACTGCAAATTCCTCTGATTACAGGAGTCGCTGCCTCACAACCCTGGGGGCTGGGATATTTCAATGGGATGGTAGATGTTAGTATAGCACTGAGAAGGAAGGTGACTTGGAGGATTTTAAGCTATTCTTTGTGACCTTGGAGAATCGTGACTCTAGTGACTAAATAGAGACCTTCAGTTATGGTCATTAGCAGGATGACTGCCTGAGGCTTTAAAAAATGCTCATTTCTAGTCTGTCAGTTTTCCCccttattttaaaatgcctttatgCTTCTGGTGGGTTTCTGTCCACTACCTCTTCTTTCCACCTAAGCAGGACAATGAATGTTTGGAGTGGgcagttcttttattttattttgtccagTCTAATCAATCTGGGATTTGCCTTATAcctggtttttaaaaataacttattttttccaaattgcttCAGCATTGGGAAGGAGTTCCAGAGTTGTCCTGGGTTTGGGCACCTGGATACTCGGGCACCATGACCAGTACAGCAACAGATATCCATAGGATACTGTGGAAATGGCCTATGGACTGTCCCTGTTGCTGTGCAGGTTGTGGTGAGTTTAAGTGTACAGGAGAACTGGCAAGGGAGAAGATGCAATGCAGCATGCTTCCCTCCGTGCCTTTTCTCTGTGTGCTGGTTAGAGCTTCTTCCAGTCAGAGTCTGAAGAAGCAGCTTTGGTTCATTGCTTGATTTCAGTGCCATGGAGACTTCGCAGCATCGGGGTTGGGAAGGCTTCTGTCCCCTGGCTGGGGCAGGTATGGCCTTTCTCATCACTTCTGTGAGCCTCAGCCTTTACCACGCAAGGTGAATGATGAATGTGTTTGGGATGTGCTGCCTAGGGTCTGGGGAGCCCTTCCAGGCTGGCTGCTCAGAGGAACCCTCTCCCCAAAGCTTCTCTGTGTTTGCAGCCTGCCTCCTAAAACATCCCCCTAAATATAGGGGCTCAGCTGTACTGGCATTTACACATGTAAACTCAACTGCCTTATGCTGAAATAGAAACTTGAAGCCACCCATGTATATATTCCTTTCTttactattttttgtttttaaaaaaataaaatcttgaagcCATGAAATGCTAGCTGACGAGCTGTCCTGGGAAGGGAATAGTAAGTGCACATCCTGCATATCCTGTCCTTTGGGTTCCTTGGTCTGACAGCAGTTGCAGCAAGGCATGAGGGGTGGGTGTATAGCACTTGCGGCAAGTGACCGAAAGAAGCAGCTCAATTTGAATCACATTTTTCATACAGAGAACAAATGTTTGATGGGGAACAACCCAGTTATTTAAAGGCAAGTCAAAAATTAACTAATGAATTACAGCAataacaatgatttttttcaacCAAAGTAATGAAACTGGCAACTGCAATAGAGGAATGCTACACTGTGTACATCTTCAGGCCTGTTAATGTATGGAAGCCATACCTGGATGTTGTTCAGgttcctgtgctgtgctgttgCTGTGGTGATTAGGTGACTATAGAGCCTGACTGGAACTGTACACAGAGTTACTGATGCCTATGAAATTCTGTAAACATGCTGACATTGTTGGATTCTAATTGAATagctatttttgttaaataaaaatactccAAGATATCCTGTGTGGCcagtgtttgttttgtgttttgataCCTTGCTAAtctacagcactgctgctgcagttGACTAATGCAGGTTGTTCTGAGCATCTTTGttacaaagggggggggggggggggggggggaaatgcgGGACAAACCATGCAAAAAGAACCAAGTCTTAAGGATCCTAGCTGTTGACTGTTTTGTGTAGGTTTGCAGAACTCTGAGCAATTGTCTTGGGAATTGTCAGTGCACTGAGGAATCTTAATTGCTGAGCGGTTTAGAAATACCACTCTCGAGTTCCAGTGCAGACTGGTCTGCTGGGGGAGAAAATTACTCACTGGTGTAGAGTAACCCTGGTCAGGAAGCATCAGTCTCACTGAGGGTGACTGTAAGGGAAAGCAGGTGCAGGTTTGCCGTGCAGGAGGACCTTTCTGTTTACATCAACCTAATTACAAAATTGAGGCCTTaaagaagaaatgctgtaaaCTCCCCATCCTGACACACCCACACTTGACTGACTGCCTTGGAAAGCTCTCCCTGTCTTGCGCTTCTAGAAGACATGGCTTGTACCTCCTAGTAcaggctgggctggagagggAAGTCTGCTGCCAGTTTGATGTATTTCGGTGTGGGTAGTAGCCCAACAAGCCCCCTGCACAATaccaaaaccaagagaaaatggGTGGtctgggaggaaagggaggtCTGGGAAAAACTGCTGTTTTTACAAGTATTGCCTTACTGCTGAGGCAGGAGTGATAGGACTGTCAGCATGTCAGGTTTGCTCTGAATTCCATTCATCTGCCTTCTCTGGGTGAATACAGGAGTCAGCTGTGCAGGGATGAGCTTCTTGACAGGATGGGGGtttaaaatctctgctttcatAGGGCAGGAAGGTAACTAGTAGCTCATACAGGTATAGCATTAACCTTTAAGGTGGATTCAAGCATTTCACATCTCTGGTGCTGGTGAAAGGTGCTGTGACAAGAATCCTGAGGCTGATTGCCTGTGAGCGAAGCGGGTCCACGTGAACCGTGGCAATCCTCTTTGCTCCTCCCATTGCATCCTGCCATGCTGTGTACAGCTGAGAGCGCTGAAAAGGAACACCCAGCTACTGTCAAGGAGCTGAATTCCTGCATTTGTGAAACAGCACACGGTGCGGGTAGGAGATGAGATAAATACTATGCACGGCTGGGTGTCTCCCTGGGATGCTGTGGCTGTTTCTTTGTTCCAGTTGAtgccaggggctgctggaggtgaGTGTTACCACTGAATCTGTGTATCCTGCACTGGGCTTGCTATGATGCTGGTAAAACATGGCACAGTTCCTGGGCTTTAGGATCACTGTTAGGGGGAGAGGCCAGCTGCTGGGCTTGTTCTGTCCAAAAGGTGAGGAATAGTAAGAGCTGCCAGAGGCTGCT
The genomic region above belongs to Mycteria americana isolate JAX WOST 10 ecotype Jacksonville Zoo and Gardens chromosome 1, USCA_MyAme_1.0, whole genome shotgun sequence and contains:
- the SLC19A2 gene encoding thiamine transporter 1 → MVRRPRGGRPARRSARAGSGGGCCWALPTGLLCAYGFFCNVRPSEPFLTRYLLGPHKNLSETQVFNEIYPVWTYSYLALLFPVFLATDYLRYKPVVLLQGLSLIVTWFMLLYAQGLRAVQFLEFFYGMGTATDIAYYSYIYSVVDVNLYQKVTSYCRSATLVGYTVGSVSGQVLVSVAGWSLFSLNVISLTSISIAFGTAWFLPMPQKSLFFHHVSNQQLSWEMKVMDCKNGSAVQDHPNVQRAPGWEDETKVPLNGEGQSAEKESMQEQKVDIVKVLKDLWQDFLQCYSSQTMLCWSVWWALSTCGYFQVINYAQGLWEMVLPSHSMEIYNGAVEAASTLLGAVAVFVVGHIKTSWATWGEVALALFSFLIAATVYIMDTVRNIWVCYASYVVFRIIYMLLITIATFQIATNLSVERYALVFGVNTFIALALQTLLTVIVVDASGLGLDIFTQFMIYASYFAAISLVFLGSGIYSIMRAYRGQEQVQSRSPESQ